Proteins encoded within one genomic window of Desulfotalea psychrophila LSv54:
- the ltrA gene encoding group II intron reverse transcriptase/maturase, with translation MAKIWYSLYGRLLSRSALRSAFFKVKSANGAAGIDGQSVKDFAESLDVNLDRLLTELREKSYQPQPVRRVEIPKENGGIRLLGIPAVRDRVVQQALLDILQPIFDPDFHPSSYGYRPGRSCHQAITKATMFIRKYDRKWVVDMDLSKCFDTLDHDLILSSLSRRIKDGSILGLLKKILKSGVMTDEGWQASEVGSPQGGVISPLIANIYLDQFDQFMKKRGHRIVRYADDILILCSSKSAAKNALLQASCFLEKGLLLTVNREKTHICHSWSGVAFLGVSIHSKYTRIQKGKIGSFKEKVKALTRRNSGKNLEAVIDDLNPILRGFAFYFRIANCKNVLKAVSSWLRRRLRAIQLKLWKKAGKLHRRLRQLGYKGEFKFIKMNSWANSACPLAHYALPNCYLHKELWLFDVSAVKTGILVPDRDISKQEPYTRPVRTVL, from the coding sequence ATGGCAAAGATTTGGTATAGTTTATATGGGAGGCTGTTGAGCCGAAGTGCATTGCGCTCAGCATTTTTTAAGGTAAAGTCTGCGAATGGAGCTGCCGGTATAGACGGTCAGTCCGTCAAAGATTTTGCTGAATCCCTTGATGTCAATCTTGATCGGCTTCTGACGGAATTGCGCGAGAAGAGCTACCAGCCTCAACCTGTTCGTAGGGTGGAAATTCCCAAAGAAAATGGTGGAATAAGGTTGCTCGGAATTCCTGCAGTCCGTGACCGTGTAGTACAGCAGGCTCTGCTGGATATTCTACAGCCGATATTTGATCCCGACTTTCATCCATCAAGCTACGGCTATCGTCCGGGGCGAAGTTGCCATCAGGCGATTACTAAAGCGACGATGTTTATACGGAAGTATGATAGGAAGTGGGTTGTGGATATGGATCTGTCGAAATGTTTTGACACCTTGGATCACGATTTGATTTTGTCTTCTCTATCGAGGCGAATCAAGGATGGGTCAATATTAGGGTTGCTCAAGAAAATCTTGAAAAGTGGAGTAATGACAGACGAAGGATGGCAGGCAAGCGAAGTCGGTAGTCCGCAGGGCGGTGTGATTAGTCCGCTAATTGCCAATATCTATCTTGATCAGTTTGATCAGTTTATGAAAAAACGAGGTCATAGGATAGTGCGCTATGCCGATGATATCCTGATTTTGTGCAGTTCGAAAAGCGCAGCCAAAAACGCACTTTTACAGGCAAGCTGTTTCCTTGAGAAAGGGTTGTTACTCACTGTAAACCGCGAAAAGACTCATATTTGCCATAGTTGGAGTGGAGTGGCTTTCCTTGGTGTATCAATACACTCTAAGTACACTCGCATCCAAAAGGGGAAAATTGGGTCGTTCAAGGAGAAGGTGAAGGCTTTGACTCGGCGAAATAGTGGAAAGAATTTGGAAGCAGTCATTGATGACTTGAATCCTATTCTACGCGGTTTTGCTTTCTATTTTAGGATAGCGAATTGTAAAAACGTGTTAAAGGCTGTGTCTAGTTGGTTACGGAGACGTCTCCGTGCAATCCAGCTAAAGCTCTGGAAGAAGGCCGGTAAGTTACACCGACGATTACGCCAACTAGGGTATAAGGGAGAGTTCAAATTTATTAAGATGAACTCATGGGCGAATTCTGCTTGTCCTCTTGCCCATTATGCACTGCCGA
- a CDS encoding TraK family protein, translated as MPIKVKNSKLKPRGTCRIELMAVKEEVFNLIEIGYSKKAIHEYLTEQKQISMSFTSFVTLIRNVDSPNPFSRKKKATKTTTKKDVATDSKNEGPIICSIPRKSTMQHSNTAYSND; from the coding sequence ATGCCCATAAAAGTGAAAAACTCAAAACTAAAACCACGAGGCACTTGTCGCATTGAACTTATGGCGGTCAAAGAAGAGGTCTTCAATCTTATTGAAATTGGATATTCCAAAAAAGCTATCCATGAATATCTGACGGAGCAAAAGCAAATAAGCATGTCCTTCACATCATTTGTTACCTTGATTCGCAATGTGGACAGCCCAAACCCTTTTTCTCGAAAGAAGAAAGCAACAAAGACAACAACTAAAAAAGATGTTGCCACCGACTCAAAAAATGAAGGGCCAATTATATGTAGCATACCACGTAAATCAACAATGCAACATTCTAACACTGCATATTCAAACGACTAA
- a CDS encoding nucleotide-binding protein, which produces MAIINLILQGKGGVGKTFVASLMAQFLKEQDTPTYCFDSDPVNASFAAYQGLAVELVDIMDGDSINTRRFDSLIEKLVELPGDCQAIIDNGASTFIPLGSYIAENNVPDLLKEYGHELRLHTVVTGGQAEGDTLQGLQTLLSTFDNKITVWENPFFGNIDFASSDLFKTNKSRFERLIQIPKHKKETYGADIEMMLAKKLTFAEAVNGEHAFNLMARQRIKIAHKELFSLLELAGL; this is translated from the coding sequence ATGGCTATAATTAATTTGATCTTACAAGGTAAGGGTGGGGTAGGTAAAACTTTTGTTGCAAGCCTTATGGCACAATTTCTAAAGGAACAAGACACGCCTACATATTGTTTTGACTCCGACCCTGTGAATGCAAGTTTTGCTGCTTACCAAGGACTTGCTGTGGAGTTAGTAGATATTATGGACGGAGATAGTATCAACACCAGGCGTTTTGACTCTTTAATAGAAAAACTTGTTGAATTACCAGGAGACTGCCAAGCTATAATCGACAACGGCGCTTCAACATTTATTCCACTAGGATCTTATATCGCCGAAAATAATGTTCCTGATCTGTTAAAAGAATATGGGCATGAACTACGCCTGCACACTGTCGTAACTGGAGGGCAGGCAGAGGGCGACACCTTACAGGGCCTTCAAACCTTACTCTCTACTTTTGATAACAAAATAACCGTATGGGAGAACCCATTCTTCGGAAACATTGATTTTGCATCAAGCGACTTATTCAAAACAAACAAAAGCCGTTTTGAACGTCTTATACAAATACCAAAGCATAAGAAAGAAACATACGGCGCAGATATCGAAATGATGCTTGCAAAAAAACTAACTTTTGCTGAGGCGGTTAATGGCGAACATGCTTTTAACCTAATGGCACGCCAAAGAATTAAAATAGCTCACAAAGAACTTTTCAGCTTGCTTGAGCTAGCGGGACTCTAG
- the trbB gene encoding P-type conjugative transfer ATPase TrbB has protein sequence MLDSNILNSLRHNMGQTIMAALDDNDVMEIMLNGDSTLWVDTFSRGQYCTGKVDPIKAKGIISMVASLLGTTVTKDSPIVEGELPLDGSRFEGLFPPVVENPVFTIRKKALKVFTLDDYVDNNIMSEKARDHIHQAVDSKQNILVVGGTGSGKTTLCNAVLAEISTRCPDDRLIIIEDTAELQCKCKNKVILRTAPTTTMQHLLKATMRLRPDRIIVGEVRGGEALDLLKAWNTGHPGGLCTVHANDSKGGLIRIEQLIAEVSKSPMQVLIKEAINLVIFIKKTPQGRKVKEVAKVTNIADGNYNLEYIIKDN, from the coding sequence ATGCTTGATTCCAATATTTTAAATAGCCTACGCCATAATATGGGCCAAACCATTATGGCTGCCCTGGACGATAACGATGTGATGGAGATAATGCTCAATGGTGATTCGACTCTATGGGTCGATACATTCAGCAGAGGCCAATATTGTACGGGCAAGGTCGATCCCATAAAAGCTAAGGGAATCATCAGCATGGTGGCCTCCCTCCTTGGAACCACAGTAACAAAAGACAGCCCAATAGTTGAAGGGGAGCTCCCCCTAGACGGATCTCGCTTTGAAGGTTTGTTCCCTCCTGTTGTTGAAAACCCTGTTTTCACGATAAGGAAAAAAGCTCTCAAAGTCTTCACCCTAGATGATTATGTCGACAACAATATAATGTCAGAAAAAGCCAGAGATCACATACATCAAGCTGTGGATTCAAAACAAAATATTTTAGTTGTTGGCGGCACTGGTTCAGGCAAAACAACTTTATGCAACGCTGTACTAGCTGAAATATCTACTAGATGCCCTGATGACAGGTTGATCATCATCGAAGACACAGCAGAGTTACAGTGCAAATGTAAAAATAAAGTCATTTTAAGAACAGCTCCTACGACAACTATGCAACATCTGCTGAAGGCTACCATGCGTCTTAGGCCAGACAGAATAATTGTTGGAGAAGTCAGAGGTGGCGAAGCTTTGGATTTACTTAAGGCATGGAACACAGGCCATCCGGGGGGCCTGTGTACGGTACATGCAAATGATAGCAAAGGAGGATTGATAAGAATTGAACAATTAATAGCAGAGGTATCAAAATCACCTATGCAGGTACTCATCAAAGAGGCTATCAACCTGGTTATTTTCATCAAGAAAACACCTCAAGGAAGAAAGGTCAAAGAGGTTGCTAAAGTTACCAATATTGCTGACGGAAACTATAACCTCGAATACATTATAAAAGATAACTAA
- a CDS encoding TrbC/VirB2 family protein, with the protein MFSLNKTTLFTSVSILLLLMACPAFASEIVEFSSPIEKVMGTITGPTGKLISILMMAICGVTYWIRKDDLEGGFKMLLGVVFAISFIAFAGSIVDNVFSGQFTAGALI; encoded by the coding sequence ATGTTCTCATTAAACAAAACCACTTTATTCACATCAGTTAGCATACTTCTTCTTTTAATGGCTTGCCCAGCTTTTGCATCAGAAATTGTCGAATTTTCATCACCAATAGAAAAAGTTATGGGTACTATCACGGGCCCCACTGGAAAACTAATATCAATCCTTATGATGGCTATATGTGGTGTTACATACTGGATCAGAAAAGATGATTTGGAAGGTGGTTTCAAGATGCTGCTAGGAGTTGTTTTTGCTATTTCGTTTATCGCTTTCGCAGGTTCAATCGTAGACAACGTCTTTTCAGGACAGTTTACAGCAGGGGCGCTTATATAA
- the trbD gene encoding conjugal transfer protein TrbD yields the protein MRCDIPIRQSLHRADLTLGAESDLVFFTALLSFLVAFSGPTKLSVASGIFFWMSMIVLLRFIAKKDPIMSKIWRKHINQQNFYPAKTCLTDKARAMSYKDHTTVKNKSFANLLQYCACVDDGIILNKDGSFLAGWEYQSIDTASSTNNELASLTAFFNNGVKTLGDGWTIHVDAVRIKADFYPPRSASHFPDLVTEAIEEERREIFESGIHYETKHVIFVTYKPNLTTEKLSSFAYKKQLQEKGNKAGRESLKALSFFQNALNEIEDVLSTAVRLTRLLDYTTEDETGTEHIYSKLLSHIQFSVTGVEQPIKLPTVPMYLDTTIGSQDLVGGLVPKIGENHLAVIGIDGFPQDSYPMIFNVLDSLSISYRFNSRFICMDQYTAQTTLNKYRATWAQKIINPLDKIFNKANPKVNRDASVMASDTEEALHDEQAGFVSHGFYSANIIISNENQEQLEDACREIRRSLQGIGFGCRRETINCLEAWLGSHPGNSYSNIRQVLINTLNLSHLLPLSSIWTGHTYNPSPFFPVNSPPLLYAATNGSTPFRLNLHVGDLGHTLIFGPTGSGKSTLLSTLCAQFRRYANSNIFIFDKGMSMYPLVSAAEGTHYNIGADDSTLAFCPLQHVSTPASEAWACEYIEQLVTMQGVTVKPNHRIAIHDAIQQISSSPENMRSLSNLFHYIQEPELKEALVHYTNNGPMGRLLDAESDNISMSNFTVFEMEELMNMGEENLIPVLLYLFHLIEKSFKGQPSILVLDEAWIMFSHPVFRKKIREWLKVLRKANCAVIMATQSLSDAKSSGIMDVLNESCQTKIYLPNITATNETEAAMYYGLGLNTRQIEIIATARPKREYYIVSPEGRRLINLSLGPVALSFAGASSKEDIKEIKELEKEHGHVWPKAWLKKRNI from the coding sequence ATGAGATGTGATATTCCCATCAGGCAGAGTCTCCATCGAGCAGACTTAACACTAGGCGCTGAATCTGACCTTGTTTTTTTTACAGCTTTGCTTTCTTTTCTGGTCGCTTTTTCTGGCCCGACAAAGCTGTCTGTTGCCAGTGGCATATTTTTTTGGATGTCGATGATAGTCCTTTTGCGGTTTATCGCTAAAAAAGACCCCATCATGTCTAAAATCTGGCGCAAGCATATAAATCAACAGAATTTTTACCCTGCAAAAACTTGCTTAACAGATAAGGCTCGCGCAATGTCATACAAAGACCACACAACAGTTAAAAACAAATCGTTTGCCAATCTTTTGCAATACTGCGCTTGCGTCGACGATGGCATTATCCTCAACAAGGATGGCTCATTTTTAGCTGGATGGGAATATCAATCAATCGATACTGCGAGTTCAACAAACAACGAACTCGCCAGCCTAACTGCGTTTTTCAATAATGGCGTTAAAACCCTCGGTGATGGCTGGACGATACACGTTGACGCAGTGAGAATAAAAGCCGACTTTTACCCTCCAAGGTCAGCAAGCCACTTCCCCGATCTCGTTACCGAGGCCATCGAGGAGGAGAGACGAGAAATTTTTGAAAGCGGGATACACTATGAGACTAAGCACGTTATTTTTGTTACCTACAAACCAAACCTAACAACTGAAAAACTCTCAAGTTTTGCGTATAAAAAACAACTCCAAGAAAAAGGCAACAAAGCGGGCAGGGAATCTTTAAAGGCCCTCTCCTTTTTCCAAAACGCTTTGAACGAAATTGAGGATGTTCTATCAACCGCAGTCCGTTTGACACGATTACTTGATTACACGACAGAAGACGAAACAGGCACAGAACACATCTATTCAAAACTACTGAGCCACATACAGTTCTCAGTCACAGGGGTTGAACAACCTATCAAATTACCAACCGTTCCGATGTACCTGGATACGACTATAGGTAGTCAAGATTTAGTCGGTGGCCTAGTTCCTAAAATTGGTGAGAACCACCTTGCTGTGATCGGAATCGATGGCTTCCCACAGGATAGCTATCCTATGATTTTTAACGTGTTAGACAGTTTATCTATATCATATCGGTTTAACTCTCGTTTCATCTGTATGGATCAGTATACCGCTCAAACAACACTCAACAAATATCGTGCAACCTGGGCGCAAAAGATCATCAATCCTTTGGATAAAATTTTCAACAAGGCCAACCCAAAGGTCAACCGTGACGCTAGTGTCATGGCGAGTGACACCGAAGAGGCTTTACACGACGAACAAGCAGGTTTTGTTTCTCACGGATTTTATTCTGCAAATATCATCATCAGCAACGAGAACCAGGAACAACTTGAAGACGCTTGCAGAGAAATCAGACGATCTTTACAGGGAATAGGTTTTGGGTGTAGGCGAGAAACAATTAACTGCCTGGAAGCGTGGCTCGGAAGCCATCCTGGCAACAGTTATTCAAACATTCGCCAAGTTTTAATCAATACCCTTAACTTGTCGCATCTACTGCCATTATCATCAATTTGGACAGGTCACACCTACAACCCTAGTCCATTTTTCCCTGTTAATTCGCCCCCCCTGCTATACGCAGCGACCAATGGTTCAACACCGTTCCGCCTAAATTTACACGTTGGTGATCTCGGTCATACGCTTATTTTTGGCCCTACTGGTAGCGGCAAATCCACCTTGTTATCAACTCTTTGCGCTCAATTCCGACGATACGCTAATTCCAATATTTTTATTTTTGACAAAGGGATGTCGATGTATCCATTGGTTAGTGCGGCAGAGGGCACCCACTACAATATTGGTGCAGATGATTCCACCCTGGCTTTTTGTCCATTACAACATGTCTCAACACCAGCAAGCGAAGCCTGGGCCTGTGAGTATATAGAACAGCTCGTCACCATGCAGGGGGTTACAGTAAAGCCAAACCACAGGATAGCTATACACGACGCTATACAACAAATTAGTAGCAGCCCTGAAAACATGCGTTCGTTGAGCAATCTTTTCCATTATATCCAGGAGCCAGAACTAAAAGAGGCTCTTGTACATTATACCAACAATGGCCCTATGGGCCGACTCCTGGACGCTGAAAGTGATAATATTTCTATGTCCAATTTCACGGTTTTCGAAATGGAAGAATTAATGAATATGGGGGAAGAAAATTTAATTCCCGTATTACTCTATCTCTTTCATTTAATTGAAAAGTCTTTTAAAGGGCAACCATCAATTTTGGTACTAGATGAAGCATGGATAATGTTTAGTCATCCTGTTTTTAGAAAAAAAATAAGGGAATGGCTAAAAGTTCTACGGAAGGCAAATTGTGCAGTAATTATGGCAACACAAAGTTTATCAGATGCCAAATCTTCTGGAATTATGGATGTTTTAAACGAATCTTGTCAGACAAAGATTTATTTACCTAATATCACCGCAACCAATGAAACAGAGGCTGCTATGTATTATGGATTAGGACTAAACACTAGACAAATAGAAATAATAGCAACGGCTCGGCCCAAAAGGGAATACTATATTGTTAGCCCTGAGGGGAGAAGATTGATAAACCTATCACTTGGCCCTGTTGCTCTTTCTTTTGCTGGAGCATCTAGCAAAGAAGATATAAAAGAGATAAAAGAATTAGAGAAAGAGCATGGTCATGTTTGGCCTAAAGCTTGGCTCAAAAAGAGAAATATATAA
- the trbJ gene encoding P-type conjugative transfer protein TrbJ has translation MFGLKLGSKREIYNTMKKIYSLLIIVCLITTIIAKQDAKAGIPVTCINCSNMFTQILEYANDIESLMEGIKRYEELATHTTQNYNKISGDIKRYENMLKNTKSLPDNMNTKLAIKLKYLTNDIKSTGVRYADFAALQDIFSQLYPDYQSVAKSINPNLSSKLTRKYTEDHYDTWAKEAQSVTGKAFSMSGDQLNDLVESGGFEDAVNDLISTPEGQKEALDASNQLAAMQLEEARNLRALLAVSIQAQQQVAQKQQGIEYIQEQQSRNFWETREPTQTLNLPHGW, from the coding sequence ATGTTTGGCCTAAAGCTTGGCTCAAAAAGAGAAATATATAACACCATGAAAAAAATATACTCATTATTAATTATAGTTTGTTTAATCACCACCATCATTGCCAAACAAGACGCAAAGGCTGGTATCCCTGTAACATGCATTAATTGCTCAAACATGTTTACCCAAATATTAGAATATGCAAATGACATAGAATCTTTGATGGAAGGCATAAAACGGTATGAGGAACTAGCCACACATACCACCCAAAATTATAATAAAATTTCGGGCGATATTAAACGTTATGAAAATATGTTGAAAAACACCAAAAGCTTACCTGACAATATGAATACCAAACTTGCAATAAAACTTAAATATCTCACAAATGATATCAAAAGTACTGGTGTTAGATACGCTGACTTTGCGGCTCTCCAGGATATTTTTTCCCAATTATACCCGGATTACCAAAGTGTTGCCAAATCAATTAACCCTAATTTGTCATCTAAATTAACAAGGAAGTACACAGAAGACCACTATGACACATGGGCCAAGGAAGCCCAAAGTGTTACAGGCAAAGCATTTAGCATGAGCGGTGATCAACTAAATGACTTGGTCGAGAGTGGGGGCTTTGAAGATGCTGTCAATGACTTAATCTCAACACCTGAAGGGCAAAAAGAGGCACTAGATGCATCCAACCAACTTGCCGCCATGCAACTGGAAGAGGCCAGGAATCTAAGGGCCTTACTAGCAGTAAGTATACAAGCACAACAACAGGTTGCCCAAAAGCAACAAGGCATTGAATACATCCAGGAACAACAGAGCAGAAATTTTTGGGAGACAAGGGAGCCAACCCAAACCCTGAACTTACCTCATGGCTGGTAA
- the trbL gene encoding P-type conjugative transfer protein TrbL, with amino-acid sequence MLTPTCVHATDINNSLINFIQQTVSIFATNAEIVGNRMEILALDIFQLLLLAEVIWLGLRMALKISDFKDTVIEFVKVLLVASLVLYIIKNHAEWINALSYGLTASYDGSLASSTSQSPETVVLNAIFIYIEALLNKLHITSPIDATFILLGVLVIAICAAFITVTIVCILIEAYFVLNISVILLGFGALKFTREFTWNYLKYILSVGLKLLTIKVLANFISSFFASAHNPLAVPAGDIGIQYMIHAIICMVVITGIFKTIPTTVASFVTNAGIGSNPIGAVVATVAGVAATGKMAGASSKKAGAVAAAAGMVSGGVGTAAMAAGKMAATATVGSKMAGAGQAAASLGKGINSAGQAAKTAGSITGSVLKGNAGEVKSKASEIINKMKK; translated from the coding sequence TTGCTAACACCAACGTGCGTTCACGCTACTGACATCAACAACAGCCTAATTAATTTTATTCAGCAAACAGTTTCCATCTTCGCTACAAATGCAGAGATCGTTGGAAACAGAATGGAGATTTTGGCACTAGATATATTCCAACTTCTCTTACTAGCCGAGGTAATATGGCTTGGATTAAGAATGGCTTTAAAGATATCTGATTTTAAAGATACTGTTATTGAATTTGTTAAAGTCTTATTAGTCGCAAGCCTAGTTCTCTATATCATAAAAAACCATGCGGAATGGATCAACGCCCTATCTTACGGCTTAACTGCATCCTATGATGGCAGTCTTGCAAGCTCCACGTCACAATCTCCAGAAACAGTCGTTCTTAATGCTATTTTTATATATATAGAGGCGCTTTTGAATAAGTTACATATCACTAGCCCGATAGACGCAACTTTCATTTTACTTGGCGTATTGGTTATTGCTATCTGTGCTGCATTTATAACGGTAACAATCGTATGCATATTAATTGAAGCGTATTTTGTTTTAAATATTTCAGTTATTCTATTGGGCTTTGGTGCATTAAAATTTACACGCGAGTTTACCTGGAATTACCTTAAATACATTTTGTCAGTAGGGCTTAAACTGCTGACAATTAAAGTTTTAGCCAATTTCATAAGCTCATTCTTTGCAAGCGCCCACAACCCTCTCGCTGTGCCGGCAGGAGATATTGGCATACAGTATATGATCCATGCCATTATCTGCATGGTTGTCATAACAGGCATTTTCAAAACTATCCCCACGACTGTAGCTAGTTTTGTAACAAATGCAGGAATAGGTTCCAACCCAATCGGTGCTGTTGTTGCCACTGTGGCGGGTGTTGCAGCTACAGGAAAAATGGCTGGCGCTAGTTCCAAAAAAGCTGGGGCAGTTGCTGCAGCAGCAGGAATGGTGAGCGGGGGCGTTGGAACAGCGGCAATGGCAGCTGGAAAAATGGCTGCTACGGCCACTGTTGGTTCCAAAATGGCTGGTGCTGGTCAAGCTGCTGCGTCTTTAGGAAAAGGCATAAATAGTGCTGGTCAAGCAGCTAAGACAGCAGGATCAATAACAGGATCAGTACTCAAGGGAAATGCTGGTGAAGTAAAGAGCAAAGCATCTGAGATTATCAATAAGATGAAGAAATAA
- a CDS encoding type IV secretion system protein, giving the protein MSEKGTMSNPYLIGRQAWAEENGSIINSRNNWRSCGFIALALLSFSLFINYYQATQAKLIPYLLEVDKAGNMYARGVAHTYTKLPRSVIEGSIISFITEWRTVSADLGLQKKYVQQTNYRSAGSATGILGEWYSENNPYKLAETNLVDIKIQGVPLVISKNSWQIEWIETTRNHNGVTQYTTIYQANVQIQLKAPTTEREVLKNATGVFVTSLSWTKKLNQ; this is encoded by the coding sequence ATGTCAGAAAAAGGCACTATGTCGAATCCGTACTTAATTGGTCGTCAAGCATGGGCCGAGGAAAACGGATCAATTATCAATAGTCGTAACAACTGGCGATCCTGCGGCTTTATAGCACTTGCCCTCCTGTCTTTTAGTTTATTTATAAACTATTACCAAGCGACACAAGCAAAACTTATACCATACCTGCTAGAGGTAGATAAGGCTGGAAACATGTATGCAAGAGGTGTTGCCCATACATACACTAAATTACCCAGATCGGTTATTGAGGGCAGCATTATCTCCTTTATTACCGAATGGAGAACAGTCTCAGCAGACCTTGGTTTACAGAAAAAATATGTCCAACAAACCAATTACAGATCAGCAGGATCTGCAACAGGGATTTTGGGAGAATGGTATTCCGAGAACAACCCTTATAAACTAGCCGAAACCAATCTTGTCGATATTAAAATACAAGGTGTTCCGCTAGTTATTTCAAAAAACTCTTGGCAAATTGAATGGATCGAAACCACCAGAAATCATAATGGTGTTACTCAATATACAACCATTTACCAAGCCAACGTGCAAATACAACTAAAGGCACCAACCACCGAGAGAGAAGTTTTAAAAAACGCCACTGGTGTTTTCGTGACAAGTCTTTCTTGGACTAAAAAACTAAATCAATAA
- the trbG gene encoding P-type conjugative transfer protein TrbG codes for MKKITSFLRQIGCYSVLATALTFHVTAALAVTPEQKQTPIAQASTTDETKPIRIVRIQAPDTISNRSLPKFTSQRSATLTSQEKEALRLAKNWNRKTLKPIMKNGGRVSYVYGAIIPTIICTPFKIADLELEKGEIVNNILLGDTARWDAELVLAGTGADATPHITFKAIDSGLETSAIIGTNRRAYHLNLKSDKKKHTPYSGFIYAKPTKKILASIQHKLEDKVERNKTAEGFDISQLDFKYSIEGKASWRPVQVYSNGLKTYIKMPKSINQVELPVLMVATPEGNGLVNYRVKNDTFIIDQLFKKAVLIAGVGSKQEKVSIKRGEK; via the coding sequence ATGAAAAAGATCACATCATTTTTAAGACAGATAGGGTGCTATAGTGTCCTGGCTACAGCTTTAACTTTCCACGTAACAGCTGCACTTGCTGTTACACCAGAACAAAAACAAACTCCAATAGCACAAGCTTCGACCACGGACGAAACAAAGCCCATAAGAATAGTGAGGATTCAAGCACCTGACACGATAAGTAATCGTTCCCTACCCAAATTTACAAGCCAGCGCTCTGCGACTCTAACATCTCAAGAAAAAGAGGCTCTTAGATTAGCCAAAAACTGGAACAGGAAAACATTAAAACCAATCATGAAAAATGGTGGTCGGGTTTCTTATGTCTACGGCGCAATCATCCCGACAATCATTTGCACGCCCTTTAAAATTGCAGATCTTGAGCTTGAAAAAGGGGAAATTGTAAACAACATTTTATTAGGTGACACAGCTAGATGGGACGCGGAGCTAGTACTAGCTGGCACAGGTGCAGATGCAACCCCACACATCACCTTTAAGGCCATAGACTCAGGTCTTGAGACATCAGCAATTATTGGAACTAACAGGCGAGCTTATCACTTAAACCTGAAATCAGATAAAAAAAAGCACACTCCATATTCAGGCTTTATTTATGCTAAACCAACCAAAAAAATTCTTGCCTCAATTCAACATAAACTGGAAGACAAAGTAGAACGCAACAAAACCGCCGAAGGTTTTGATATATCACAATTAGATTTTAAATATTCAATTGAAGGAAAAGCGTCTTGGCGACCTGTGCAGGTTTATAGCAATGGCCTTAAAACTTATATAAAAATGCCTAAAAGTATAAATCAAGTTGAATTGCCTGTTTTGATGGTTGCGACCCCAGAAGGAAATGGCCTCGTAAATTACAGAGTTAAAAATGATACATTCATTATTGACCAGCTATTTAAAAAAGCTGTGCTTATTGCAGGAGTTGGTAGCAAACAAGAAAAGGTTTCAATTAAACGAGGTGAAAAATAA